In the Adlercreutzia equolifaciens DSM 19450 genome, one interval contains:
- a CDS encoding Fic family protein, translated as MSDWSAITTEEVPWHLRDEDVYLIPKSRRRKITSTYQAAVPAKIRHARPRLSAELTERLADARMRLVRFDEHQDSLPFNLPSLLLRSESAASSQIENLTSSARNIALAELSSSAPPNALVIAGNIDAMRCALNLEDALTTDGIRQIHRQLLKKTALDFAGELRGEQVWVGGTPYSPHGALFVPPVPGRVDECLDDLCAFAQTEEIDPIAKAALVHAQFETIHPFVDGNGRTGRTLLHRMLRSDGVLLHATVPISAGLLHDIDDYMSALSCYQQGDPAPIVEQVCNAIDLAMVVGQKTSRTIAGLVGDWTARMQERSGSRIFGLPALLVEQPVVNSDYVANGLEITRRSATSIINRACEYGILKPLGNMRRGDFYQAPELISILDEISSMAGIRRLVAGA; from the coding sequence GTGAGCGACTGGTCGGCCATAACCACCGAAGAGGTTCCGTGGCACCTGCGCGACGAGGACGTCTACCTCATTCCGAAATCTCGGCGCAGAAAAATCACTTCCACTTACCAGGCGGCCGTCCCGGCCAAAATCCGCCATGCGCGCCCCCGGCTCTCAGCCGAGCTCACCGAGCGCCTCGCTGATGCCCGAATGCGCCTCGTCCGATTCGACGAGCACCAAGACTCGCTGCCCTTTAACCTTCCCAGCCTCTTGCTGCGCAGTGAATCGGCGGCAAGCTCCCAAATAGAAAACCTCACCTCCAGCGCGCGCAATATCGCTCTGGCGGAGCTTTCGTCCTCCGCGCCGCCAAACGCACTCGTCATTGCGGGGAACATCGATGCCATGCGATGCGCGCTCAATCTCGAAGACGCCCTCACGACCGACGGCATTCGGCAGATTCATCGCCAGCTGCTCAAGAAAACCGCTCTTGATTTTGCAGGAGAGCTGCGCGGTGAGCAAGTTTGGGTCGGCGGTACCCCCTACAGTCCCCACGGTGCACTGTTTGTGCCACCTGTGCCAGGCCGCGTCGATGAGTGCTTGGACGACCTTTGCGCTTTCGCGCAAACCGAAGAGATAGACCCTATCGCCAAAGCCGCCCTCGTCCATGCCCAGTTCGAAACCATCCATCCCTTCGTCGACGGAAATGGGCGCACAGGCCGAACGCTTCTCCATCGCATGTTGCGCAGCGACGGAGTCCTCCTTCATGCAACCGTGCCCATATCGGCGGGTTTGCTGCACGATATCGACGACTACATGAGCGCGCTTTCATGCTACCAGCAGGGCGATCCGGCGCCTATTGTCGAACAGGTTTGCAACGCAATCGACTTGGCCATGGTCGTCGGGCAAAAGACATCGCGCACTATCGCAGGGCTTGTAGGAGACTGGACGGCGCGCATGCAAGAGCGCTCAGGATCTCGCATCTTCGGCCTACCCGCACTGCTCGTAGAGCAGCCCGTCGTCAACTCCGATTACGTGGCAAACGGGCTCGAGATAACCCGCAGATCAGCAACTTCCATCATCAACAGAGCATGCGAATACGGCATATTGAAACCTCTTGGCAATATGCGACGCGGCGATTTCTACCAAGCCCCTGAACTGATTTCCATCCTCGACGAAATCTCGAGCATGGCCGGCATACGCCGCCTTGTGGCGGGTGCATAG
- a CDS encoding MarR family transcriptional regulator produces MGKVANSHQMMTVTVEHFRQVSHCVRESLGLTYNEFLALIALYETRATLGASDLADYLLLQRKTTWNILLTLEDLGLVSKTVEENDHRTMRCALTVKGEGVAVRGAEIVARFLRERFLRNLQDEEFFKFMRDSSLESCDLVRGHHVDALSVQPDRKLYFGSSHLLLWRITIDEWKQAIRGLAPFSLVEYRALDVLEAEEVLTPSELSSLLRIPRSNATLVLQKLEGANLIHIEEDVDDGRQRIVTLTEAGTKKASTLRRAANEVTQAMHSPIKQNGSMVVDAWYMRMYLNLSAEQPY; encoded by the coding sequence ATGGGCAAAGTAGCAAATTCTCACCAGATGATGACGGTTACTGTCGAGCATTTTCGACAAGTATCGCATTGCGTGCGAGAGAGCCTGGGGCTAACCTACAACGAGTTCCTGGCTCTTATTGCACTTTACGAAACCAGAGCGACGCTCGGCGCTTCAGATCTTGCAGATTATCTTTTGCTGCAGAGAAAAACTACTTGGAACATTTTGCTCACTCTAGAAGATCTGGGGCTCGTCTCGAAAACGGTCGAAGAAAACGACCATCGAACCATGAGATGCGCCCTGACGGTCAAGGGAGAAGGCGTAGCCGTCAGAGGGGCCGAAATAGTTGCCAGATTCCTCCGCGAACGATTCCTTCGGAACTTGCAAGACGAAGAGTTTTTCAAATTTATGCGAGATTCCTCCTTGGAGAGCTGCGACCTCGTTCGCGGACACCATGTCGATGCGCTGTCCGTTCAGCCAGACCGAAAGCTCTACTTCGGCTCTTCTCACCTGCTTTTATGGCGCATAACAATTGACGAGTGGAAACAAGCTATTCGAGGTCTTGCACCTTTTAGTCTTGTCGAGTACCGCGCTCTCGACGTCCTGGAGGCCGAGGAGGTTCTCACGCCTTCTGAATTATCATCGCTCTTACGCATTCCACGAAGCAACGCAACCCTTGTGCTGCAAAAGCTTGAGGGAGCCAATTTGATTCACATCGAAGAGGACGTCGATGACGGACGACAGAGGATCGTCACGCTCACCGAGGCGGGCACCAAAAAAGCAAGCACCCTTCGCCGTGCGGCAAACGAGGTCACCCAGGCAATGCACAGCCCCATCAAGCAAAATGGAAGCATGGTGGTGGACGCATGGTACATGAGAATGTACCTCAATCTTTCAGCAGAGCAGCCCTATTAG
- a CDS encoding FAD-dependent oxidoreductase — translation METITNEAAGNQRGMSRRGFISGAALGTMALLGLAGCAQPNQTNTQKESEPSNQDAQAPATPDNVSETLECDIVVVGAGISGLAAAVQASENGSKVLVLEKGGAAGGNGAGTEGVFAVGSKLQKNLSIEINEVDIIRTELEEAQWVTNGALWYDMVHNSAENIDWLQGNGVQFNGVVDNYGAGLYNTMHWFDNDSAVTSYIEPMQATAEQNGAEFRFGTAATSLKVDAGTVSGLYAEDSSGNIIEVKAKAVVLASGGIGANPDLLVQAGMAQNQVNEMMTNCSPSVCGDGYNMAMAAGGRDFLRNAAIQGFQMVKAFGTDTTVPYNSPLNGGNGLVGNGLCVWVNQDARRFNDESLAMTFNMAANLGACLGNRESYAIFDQAILDGCELNEADKKTVEDALTNNDGTSVFTANSFEELAEHFELDAETLAETMERYNQFCAQGFDGEFGKAQPFLTAIENGPFYIARIDALVVVVDGGIMTNVRSEVLDDASKPIPGLYAVGLDGAMLWRNVYTQNMPGTAMANNINSGRNAANAAAKYIA, via the coding sequence ATGGAGACAATCACAAACGAGGCAGCAGGCAATCAGCGGGGCATGAGCCGCAGGGGGTTCATCTCGGGTGCCGCCCTCGGCACGATGGCGTTGCTGGGGCTTGCGGGATGCGCACAGCCGAACCAGACCAACACGCAAAAGGAGTCCGAGCCGTCGAACCAGGATGCGCAAGCGCCCGCGACGCCTGACAACGTATCCGAGACGCTCGAGTGCGACATCGTTGTCGTAGGCGCGGGCATCTCGGGACTCGCCGCAGCCGTGCAAGCCTCAGAGAACGGCAGCAAGGTTCTCGTTCTTGAGAAAGGCGGTGCAGCGGGCGGAAACGGCGCGGGCACCGAAGGCGTCTTCGCCGTGGGCTCGAAGCTGCAGAAAAACCTGAGCATCGAGATTAACGAAGTAGACATCATCCGCACCGAACTTGAAGAGGCCCAGTGGGTGACCAATGGCGCGCTTTGGTACGACATGGTGCATAATTCCGCCGAGAATATCGACTGGCTGCAAGGCAACGGCGTGCAGTTCAACGGTGTTGTCGACAACTACGGTGCCGGGCTTTATAACACCATGCACTGGTTCGACAACGACTCTGCCGTAACGAGCTATATCGAGCCGATGCAGGCCACGGCCGAGCAAAACGGCGCGGAATTTCGCTTCGGCACTGCAGCAACAAGTCTTAAGGTGGATGCCGGCACCGTTTCGGGACTGTACGCCGAAGACAGCTCGGGCAATATCATCGAAGTTAAAGCCAAAGCCGTCGTCCTGGCCTCGGGAGGCATCGGGGCCAACCCCGACCTCCTCGTACAAGCGGGCATGGCCCAGAACCAAGTGAACGAGATGATGACCAACTGCTCGCCTTCCGTGTGCGGCGACGGCTACAACATGGCCATGGCTGCTGGAGGCCGAGACTTTCTCCGCAATGCCGCCATTCAAGGCTTCCAAATGGTGAAGGCGTTCGGCACTGACACAACCGTCCCCTACAACAGTCCCTTGAACGGCGGCAATGGCCTTGTTGGCAACGGCCTGTGCGTGTGGGTCAACCAAGATGCGCGCCGCTTCAACGACGAGTCTCTGGCCATGACATTCAACATGGCGGCCAACCTTGGCGCATGCCTCGGCAACCGAGAGTCCTACGCCATCTTCGATCAGGCCATCCTTGATGGCTGCGAACTGAACGAGGCCGACAAGAAGACGGTCGAAGATGCGTTGACCAACAACGACGGCACGAGTGTCTTCACGGCAAATTCGTTCGAAGAGCTCGCTGAGCACTTCGAACTGGACGCGGAAACACTTGCGGAAACCATGGAGCGCTACAATCAGTTCTGTGCCCAAGGCTTCGACGGCGAGTTCGGCAAGGCCCAGCCTTTCCTTACCGCCATCGAGAACGGGCCATTCTACATCGCCCGCATCGATGCGCTGGTCGTGGTGGTGGACGGCGGCATCATGACCAACGTCCGCAGCGAGGTGCTCGACGACGCTTCTAAGCCCATTCCCGGCCTGTATGCCGTCGGCTTGGACGGAGCCATGCTTTGGCGTAACGTGTACACGCAGAACATGCCCGGCACCGCCATGGCCAACAACATCAATTCCGGTCGCAACGCCGCCAACGCCGCCGCGAAATATATCGCTTAG